In Leptospira montravelensis, the DNA window CTTACGAAAGAAAAAACAAATCATTTCTCTTGCAAGGACCATTGCCGATTGGGATTTATCCTCCCGAACCAAGGAAGCACATATCTGGGAGGCTGTTGAATATTGTATAGGTTACCAGTGGATTTATAGCCTAGGATAATTACTTCGAAATAAAATGCGAAATCTCCATCGCAATTTTATTGATCGCATAATCCATATATGCTGGATCATCGATCTTTTTTTTGTAATTTTCGAATTTCTTCTGAACGGTTGAGGCCATTCCCCTTTTCCGGAGTAAAACCGGATCTGGACCAAATTCGTCGGTTTCTGCCAAATTCCCAAAAATACTAAATTGACTCATACGGTTACTTCCTTGTAACAATCAAACTCTCGTCCTTGAGAGCGTTTTCCCTTTAGGGATACAAAACCAATCGGCCCAGTACAAAAATCCCTTGATGAAGTATTTTAGAAGATTGACGAATAAAAACGAACTTCCTTTTTTTCAGTGATATGGATCAAATTAAATGAAGGTGTTAGGTGGTAAAAGGCAGGAACTTCTTTTAATAAATAGTAATATACCTTCCGCATTCTCATACGTTTTGTCTCATGAAAACATTCTAAAGGATGAAATCCACTACGTATGTCCCATGTTTTCACCTCTGAACAATGGAGTGAATCGTTCCAGAGGCTAATTATGTCTAGTTCCCCAAAAGATTTTCTGAAATTTCGAAAGAGGATGGTAT includes these proteins:
- a CDS encoding YraN family protein, with protein sequence MLKKTDLGRSGEDLAAEFLDSLGHTILFRNFRKSFGELDIISLWNDSLHCSEVKTWDIRSGFHPLECFHETKRMRMRKVYYYLLKEVPAFYHLTPSFNLIHITEKKEVRFYSSIF